One window from the genome of Sesamum indicum cultivar Zhongzhi No. 13 linkage group LG15, S_indicum_v1.0, whole genome shotgun sequence encodes:
- the LOC105177678 gene encoding myb family transcription factor EFM isoform X1 has protein sequence MGFEKKMGENSRQLNLDVGSIFVPKTISDILTEVSMMHDFSKKSSKLDFYVHSLEEEMRKVDAFKRELPHCMQLLRDAIETLKKESLRWKGREMGPVMEEFIPLKGDSEGGGRAKLSTDFSEKKNWMSSVQLWSTPVHYENQDSVLSLRSRHQEEEGSGIDSQFQGCNNIKNSGGAFLPFKKAPGLSIKEQKRDSASAVNGGLSLSIPVAELELESESPDLISVKEPSAFLRPQLQQRKQRRCWSPELHKRFVDALQHLGGAQTATPKQIRELMKVDGLTNDEVKSHLQKYRLHIRKLPSTSGGTRDFSWVAQELPNKQMVAHSGSPQDHLNLGGSAKRGSGSAIGGDSMEEDEDDKCES, from the exons atggGTTTCGAGAAAAAAATGGGTGAGAATTCAAGGCAACTGAATTTGGATGTGGGCTCAATTTTTGTCCCAAAAACCATTTCTGATATTCTGACAGAAGTGTCAATGATGCATGATTTTTCCAAGAAATCATCCAAGTTGGATTTCTATGTCCATTCattggaagaagaaatgaGAAAGGTGGATGCTTTCAAACGTGAGCTTCCTCACTGCATGCAGCTCTTGAGAGATG CAATCGAGACACTGAAGAAGGAGAGCTTGCGGTGGAAGGGAAGAGAAATGGGGCCAGTGATGGAGGAATTCATACCGCTGAAGGGTGATTCTGAGGGGGGAGGAAGGGCAAAACTGTCAACTGACTTCAGTGAGAAGAAGAACTGGATGAGTTCTGTTCAGTTGTGGAGCACCCCTGTTCACTATGAAAATCAAGACTCTGTTTTGTCCCTCAGATCA AGGCATCAAGAAGAGGAGGGCAGTGGAATTGACAGCCAGTTCCAAGGATGTAATAATATCAAGAACAGTGGAGGGGCATTTCTGCCATTTAAGAAAGCACCTGGTTTGTCAATAAAGGAACAGAAAAGGGATTCAGCTTCAGCAGTAAATGGTGGTCTGTCACTGTCAATTCCAGTGGCTGAATTGGAATTGGAATCGGAATCACCGGATCTCATCAGTGTGAAGGAGCCGTCTGCTTTCCTTCGGCCACAACTGCAGCAGAGGAAACAGAGGCGCTGCTGGTCCCCAGAACTGCACAAGCGCTTCGTCGATGCCCTCCAACACCTTGGCGGAGCACAAA CCGCGACACCGAAGCAGATCAGGGAACTGATGAAAGTGGATGGGCTGACCAATGATGAGGTTAAAAGCCATCTGCAG AAATACAGGCTTCACATCAGGAAGCTGCCAAGCACATCGGGCGGGACGAGGGATTTCTCGTGGGTGGCACAAGAGTTGCCGAATAAGCAAATGGTTGCGCATTCTGGCTCCCCGCAAGACCATTTGAATCTTGGAGGGTCGGCTAAACGTGGTTCGGGTTCAGCCATTGGCGGTGATAGCATGGAAGAAGATGAGGACGACAAGTGCGAAAGCTAA
- the LOC105177678 gene encoding myb family transcription factor EFM isoform X2, which translates to MGFEKKMGENSRQLNLDVGSIFVPKTISDILTEVSMMHDFSKKSSKLDFYVHSLEEEMRKVDAFKRELPHCMQLLRDAIETLKKESLRWKGREMGPVMEEFIPLKGDSEGGGRAKLSTDFSEKKNWMSSVQLWSTPVHYENQDSVLSLRSRHQEEEGSGIDSQFQGCNNIKNSGGAFLPFKKAPGLSIKEQKRDSASAVNGGLSLSIPVAELELESESPDLISVKEPSAFLRPQLQQRKQRRCWSPELHKRFVDALQHLGGAQTATPKQIRELMKVDGLTNDEVKSHLQVEIQASHQEAAKHIGRDEGFLVGGTRVAE; encoded by the exons atggGTTTCGAGAAAAAAATGGGTGAGAATTCAAGGCAACTGAATTTGGATGTGGGCTCAATTTTTGTCCCAAAAACCATTTCTGATATTCTGACAGAAGTGTCAATGATGCATGATTTTTCCAAGAAATCATCCAAGTTGGATTTCTATGTCCATTCattggaagaagaaatgaGAAAGGTGGATGCTTTCAAACGTGAGCTTCCTCACTGCATGCAGCTCTTGAGAGATG CAATCGAGACACTGAAGAAGGAGAGCTTGCGGTGGAAGGGAAGAGAAATGGGGCCAGTGATGGAGGAATTCATACCGCTGAAGGGTGATTCTGAGGGGGGAGGAAGGGCAAAACTGTCAACTGACTTCAGTGAGAAGAAGAACTGGATGAGTTCTGTTCAGTTGTGGAGCACCCCTGTTCACTATGAAAATCAAGACTCTGTTTTGTCCCTCAGATCA AGGCATCAAGAAGAGGAGGGCAGTGGAATTGACAGCCAGTTCCAAGGATGTAATAATATCAAGAACAGTGGAGGGGCATTTCTGCCATTTAAGAAAGCACCTGGTTTGTCAATAAAGGAACAGAAAAGGGATTCAGCTTCAGCAGTAAATGGTGGTCTGTCACTGTCAATTCCAGTGGCTGAATTGGAATTGGAATCGGAATCACCGGATCTCATCAGTGTGAAGGAGCCGTCTGCTTTCCTTCGGCCACAACTGCAGCAGAGGAAACAGAGGCGCTGCTGGTCCCCAGAACTGCACAAGCGCTTCGTCGATGCCCTCCAACACCTTGGCGGAGCACAAA CCGCGACACCGAAGCAGATCAGGGAACTGATGAAAGTGGATGGGCTGACCAATGATGAGGTTAAAAGCCATCTGCAGGTAG AAATACAGGCTTCACATCAGGAAGCTGCCAAGCACATCGGGCGGGACGAGGGATTTCTCGTGGGTGGCACAAGAGTTGCCGAATAA
- the LOC105177679 gene encoding upstream activation factor subunit spp27 isoform X1 encodes MVSDTELIERLREFLSTSDLNTTTTAIVRRRLEEDFGIDLSDRKGFIREQVDVYMQSQFENADDNGEEINDEGEADEGVGEVMEEEEEEEEEEEEEDPTAASNSKSSTKKRSRKKKEVKKRGGGFTKLCSLSPELQKFTGVPELARTEVVKQLWSYIRENNLQDPSNRRNIVCDDTLRNLFGVDTIDMFQMNKALAKHIWPLDSDGAASTNSAPKEKQRKQERDEDQDEPKRKEKRQRAGNSAFLAPVKLSDALAKFLGTGESALPRSNVVKRIWEYIKLNNLQDPSDKRQIICDEKLKELFNVDTFCGFTVAKLLTAHLVKTEQ; translated from the exons atggtaTCGGATACGGAGCTGATCGAGCGGCTGCGAGAATTCCTGAGTACGTCCGACCTCAACACGACCACCACTGCTATCGTGCGCCGACGGCTCGAGGAAGATTTCGGCATCGATTTGTCGGATAGAAAGGGGTTTATTAGAGAGCAGGTCGATGTTTACATGCAAAGCCAATTCGAAAATGCAGACGATAATGGGGAGGAGATTAATGACGAAGGAGAGGCTGATGAAGGAGTGGGAGAAGTGatggaggaagaagaggaggaagaagaggaggaggaagaagaagaccCAACTGCCGCTAGTAACTCTAAATCCTCCACTAAGAAACG ATCTAGAAAGAAGAAGGAGGTCAAGAAAAGAGGTGGAGGATTTACCAAGTTATGCAGCCTTTCTCCAGAGCTTCAGAAATTTACAGGAGTACCTGAATTGGCTCGGACTGAG GTAGTAAAGCAACTGTGGAGTTATATTAGAGAGAATAATTTGCAAGATCCGTCCAATAGGCGGAATATCGTTTGTGATGATACGCTGCGTAACCTTTTTGGTGTAGATACCATAGATATGTTCCAAATGAACAAGGCCCTGGCAAAGCACATATGGCCCCTGGATTCTGATGGTG CAGCTTCAACAAATTCTGCCCCAAAGGAGAAACAGCGGAAGCAAGAGAGAGATGAAG ATCAAGATGAgccaaagagaaaagaaaagcggCAGAGGGCTGGAAATTCAGCTTTTCTTGCTCCTGTGAAACTTTCTGATGCTTTAGCGAAGTTCCTTGGCACAGGAGAAAGTGCACTACCTAGGTCCAATGTTGTTAAGAGGATTTGGGAATACATCAAGCTAAACAACTTGCAG GACCCATCGGACAAAAGGCAAATAATATGCGACGAGAAGCTGAAAGAACTGTTTAATGTAGACACCTTCTGTGGATTTACTGTGGCGAAGCTCCTAACTGCTCATCTTGTAAAGACAGAACAGTGA
- the LOC105177679 gene encoding upstream activation factor subunit spp27 isoform X2 — translation MVSDTELIERLREFLSTSDLNTTTTAIVRRRLEEDFGIDLSDRKGFIREQVDVYMQSQFENADDNGEEINDEGEADEGVGEVMEEEEEEEEEEEEEDPTAASNSKSSTKKRSRKKKEVKKRGGGFTKLCSLSPELQKFTGVPELARTEVVKQLWSYIRENNLQDPSNRRNIVCDDTLRNLFGVDTIDMFQMNKALAKHIWPLDSDGASTNSAPKEKQRKQERDEDQDEPKRKEKRQRAGNSAFLAPVKLSDALAKFLGTGESALPRSNVVKRIWEYIKLNNLQDPSDKRQIICDEKLKELFNVDTFCGFTVAKLLTAHLVKTEQ, via the exons atggtaTCGGATACGGAGCTGATCGAGCGGCTGCGAGAATTCCTGAGTACGTCCGACCTCAACACGACCACCACTGCTATCGTGCGCCGACGGCTCGAGGAAGATTTCGGCATCGATTTGTCGGATAGAAAGGGGTTTATTAGAGAGCAGGTCGATGTTTACATGCAAAGCCAATTCGAAAATGCAGACGATAATGGGGAGGAGATTAATGACGAAGGAGAGGCTGATGAAGGAGTGGGAGAAGTGatggaggaagaagaggaggaagaagaggaggaggaagaagaagaccCAACTGCCGCTAGTAACTCTAAATCCTCCACTAAGAAACG ATCTAGAAAGAAGAAGGAGGTCAAGAAAAGAGGTGGAGGATTTACCAAGTTATGCAGCCTTTCTCCAGAGCTTCAGAAATTTACAGGAGTACCTGAATTGGCTCGGACTGAG GTAGTAAAGCAACTGTGGAGTTATATTAGAGAGAATAATTTGCAAGATCCGTCCAATAGGCGGAATATCGTTTGTGATGATACGCTGCGTAACCTTTTTGGTGTAGATACCATAGATATGTTCCAAATGAACAAGGCCCTGGCAAAGCACATATGGCCCCTGGATTCTGATGGTG CTTCAACAAATTCTGCCCCAAAGGAGAAACAGCGGAAGCAAGAGAGAGATGAAG ATCAAGATGAgccaaagagaaaagaaaagcggCAGAGGGCTGGAAATTCAGCTTTTCTTGCTCCTGTGAAACTTTCTGATGCTTTAGCGAAGTTCCTTGGCACAGGAGAAAGTGCACTACCTAGGTCCAATGTTGTTAAGAGGATTTGGGAATACATCAAGCTAAACAACTTGCAG GACCCATCGGACAAAAGGCAAATAATATGCGACGAGAAGCTGAAAGAACTGTTTAATGTAGACACCTTCTGTGGATTTACTGTGGCGAAGCTCCTAACTGCTCATCTTGTAAAGACAGAACAGTGA
- the LOC105177680 gene encoding serine/threonine-protein kinase SAPK10 (The sequence of the model RefSeq protein was modified relative to this genomic sequence to represent the inferred CDS: added 40 bases not found in genome assembly), translating to MDRAAVTVGPGMDMPIMHDSDRYDFVRDIGSGNFGVARLMRDKQTKELVAVKYIERGDKIDENVQREIINHRSLRHPNIVRFKEVILTPTHLAIVMEYASGGELFERICNAGRFNEDEARFFFQQLISGVSYCHSMQICHRDLKLENTLLDGSPAPRLKICDFGYSKSSLLHSQPKSTVGTPAYIAPEVLLRKEYDGKIADVWSCGVTLYVMLVGAYPFEDPEEPKDFRKTIQRILNVQYSIPENVKISEECRHLISRIFVADPAQRITIPEIRNHVWFLKNLPADLMDERTMGNQFEEPDQPMQSLEVIMQIISEATIPPAGLYNLDLMDDDMEDLDSDPDLDVDSSGEVIYAM from the exons ATGGATCGGGCAGCTGTAACAGTGGGTCCGGGTATGGATATGCCGATCATGCACGACAGTGATCGATACGACTTCGTTCGAGATATCGGGTCGGGTAACTTCGGGGTGGCCCGGTTGATGAGAGATAAGCAGACAAAAGAGCTGGTTGCGGTTAAGTATATTGAGCGAGGGGACAAG ATAGATGAAAATGTTCAGAGAGAAATTATCAATCACCGGTCTTTAAGGCACCCTAATATTGTTAGATTTAAAGAG GTGATTCTGACACCAACTCATCTGGCTATTGTGATGGAGTATGCATCTGGTGGAGAATTATTTGAGCGCATATGCAATGCAGGACGGTTTAATGAGGATGAG GCACGTTTCTTTTTTCAACAGCTAATATCTGGAGTCAGCTACTGCCATTCAATG CAAATATGTCATCGGGATTTGAAGCTGGAGAACACACTGTTGGATGGAAGCCCAGCTCCTCGGTTGAAGATATGTGATTTTGGGTATTCCAAG tcTTCTTTGCTGCATTCACAACCAAAATCTACAGTGGGAACTCCTGCATATATTGCTCCTGAGGTGTTGCTTAGGAAAGAATATGATGGCAAG ATCGCAGATGTCTGGTCTTGTGGTGTGACTTTATATGTTATGCTGGTTGGTGCTTATCCATTTGAAGATCCTGAAGAACCGAAGGACTTCCGGAAGACAATACAGAGAATCTTAAATGTTCAATATTCAATTCCAGAAAAT TCTTTGTTGCAGACCCTGCACAA CGCATCACAATACCTGAAATTAGGAACCATGTGTGGTTTCTGAAAAACCTCCCTGCTGATCTAATGGATGAGAGGACCATGGGGAACCAGTTTGAAGAGCCGGACCAGCCCATGCAGAGCCTGGAAGTCATCATGCAGATAATCTCGGAAGCCACCATACCTCCAGCTGGTTTGTATAATCTGGACCTGATGGATGATGACATGGAAGACCTAGATTCTGATCCTGACCTTGACGTTGACAGCAGTGGAGAGGTCATTTATGCAATGTGA
- the LOC105177682 gene encoding protein TIC 20-I, chloroplastic — translation MILSGCSLNSGVFNLLPTNSQPCRFRSRNSAISGIPRSQQKVVSFCGTSSWEPLLKIKSSVSSGIQHFRLSAASTSLLHGEQGSLLHMIPKLPKRQRLPLPPRASKDVPYSFRFPAMTKKPRWWWRTLACLPYLMPLHETWMYAQTAYHLHPFLEDFEFLTYRFLGALARLPSWSLMAYFFVAYLGVVRRKEWPHFFRFHVVMGMLLEIALQVIGTVSRWMPLGLYWGKIGMHTWTTIAFAYLFTVLECIRCALAGMYADVPFVSDAAYIQIPYD, via the exons ATGATTCTTAGTGGGTGCTCTTTGAACTCTGGGGTTTTTAATTTGCTCCCCACTAACAGCCAGCCATGTAGATTCAGGTCTCGCAACTCGGCAATTTCAGGCATTCCTCGTTCTCAACAGAAAGTGGTGTCTTTCTGTGGGACAAGTTCCTGGGAACCTCTTCTCAAGATTAAATCTTCTGTATCTTCAG GCATTCAGCATTTCCGTCTCTCTGCTGCATCAACATCACTGTTACATGGGGAACAAGGTAGCTTGTTACATATGATTCCCAAGTTACCCAAGCGGCAACGGCTACCATTGCCTCCAAGGGCTTCCAAAGACGTGCCTTATAGTTTTAGATTTCCTGCTATGACGAAGAAGCCAAGATGGTGGTGGAGAACTCTGGCATGCCTCCCGTATCTGATGCCCCTTCATGAGACATGGATGTATGCTCAAACAGCATATCATCTACATCCTTTCTTGGaagattttgaatttctgACTTACCGTTTCCTGGGTGCATTAGCGAGACTACCAAGTTGGTCTCTGATGGCATATTTCTTTGTTGCTTACCTTGGAGTAGTGAGGCGGAAAGAATGGCCACATTTCTTTAGATTCCATGTGGTTATGGGAATGCTTCTGGAGATTGCTTTGCAGGTTATTGGAACTGTGAGCCGCTGGATGCCACTTGGTTTATATTGGGGAAAGATCGGGATGCACACTTGGACCACGATTGCATTTGCCTATTTGTTCACAGTTTTGGAGTGTATCAGATGTGCCCTTGCTGGGATGTATGCTGATGTTCCTTTTGTGTCTGATGCGGCTTATATCCAAATACCATATGATTAA
- the LOC105177683 gene encoding reticulon-like protein B13, which produces MSDHSSDSPTSSPKAQLHNHPDVVSDVILWRRKQLNVIILAAATAAWTAMEVYQFNFITLLSWLAMALLLCLFFWGTIHRLLKKEAPDLSELEISEETATETAKSLRQRAEEGIRLMFHVSAEREWFVFAGVVACLYAVAELARRFDFLTLCYIGVVGGMTIPVIYFKNEERIREMGEKMRVKSGSTYAGVEEKLQKMRNKIGGRKKQKKME; this is translated from the exons ATGTCTGATCATTCGTCGGACTCTCCAACCTCTTCACCAAAAGCTCAGCTCCACAACCACCCAG ATGTAGTCAGCGACGTGATTCTGTGGAGAAGGAAGCAACTGAATGTTATAATCCTGGCAGCGGCCACTGCAGCATGGACAGCAATGGAGGTCTACCAATTCAACTTCATAACTCTGCTTTCTTGGCTGGCAATGGCCCTTCTCCTCTGCCTATTTTTCTGGGGCACCATTCATCGCCTCTTGAAAAA AGAGGCGCCTGACCTGTCAGAACTAGAGATCAGCGAGGAAACAGCAACGGAGACAGCAAAGTCACTTAGACAACGTGCGGAGGAAGGGATTCGGCTGATGTTCCACGTGAGTGCCGAGAGAGAATGGTTCGTGTTTGCGGGAGTTGTGGCATGTTTGTATGCAGTCGCCGAGCTGGCGAGGCGTTTCGATTTTCTTACGCTTTGCTACATAG GAGTGGTGGGAGGAATGACGATAcctgtaatttatttcaagaaCGAGGAGAGGATAAGAGAGATGGGAGAAAAAATGAGGGTGAAATCAGGGAGTACGTATGCGGGAGTTGAGGAGAAGTTACAGAAGATGAGGAACAAGATTGGAGGGAGgaagaaacagaagaagaTGGAGTAG